From the genome of Novosphingobium sp. TH158, one region includes:
- a CDS encoding flagellar biosynthesis protein FlgL, whose amino-acid sequence MTIVNTSTSAFYDRSLMSLQGLRAEAEELQANLASGQRLATSADDPVASSRLRQLARSNALSTIDTANAQRATSDLQLTDGALSSFAGYVTRVKELALQASTGTLTAAQRSSIGAEIAAIRQNVIGLANSRDATGHALFGGEAAGGAYVTDALGNATYIGTNSAGELPLGDGQTVSRGLTGPEFLTFAAAGGPQDLMAVMKTLGDALQGGSADPQAAAHDSLDLLDAGLEKISTAQSVVGSRLAWIELTNERRIDMNEMRAGEEAEVGGTDIAATVAKLQQTMTVLEASQASFAKLAQLSLFDVLR is encoded by the coding sequence ATGACCATCGTCAACACCAGCACCAGCGCCTTCTACGATCGCTCGCTGATGAGCCTGCAAGGCCTGCGCGCCGAAGCGGAAGAGCTGCAGGCGAACCTTGCCAGCGGCCAGCGGCTGGCCACCTCGGCCGACGATCCGGTGGCATCGTCGCGCCTGCGCCAGCTGGCGCGCAGCAATGCCCTGTCCACCATCGACACCGCCAACGCGCAGCGCGCAACATCCGACCTGCAACTGACCGACGGCGCGCTGTCCTCGTTCGCGGGCTATGTCACGAGGGTCAAGGAACTGGCGCTGCAAGCCTCGACCGGCACGCTCACCGCGGCGCAGCGCAGCTCGATCGGGGCGGAAATCGCCGCGATCCGGCAGAACGTGATCGGCCTTGCCAACAGCCGCGATGCCACCGGCCACGCGCTGTTCGGCGGCGAGGCGGCGGGCGGGGCCTATGTTACCGATGCCCTGGGCAATGCCACCTACATCGGCACGAACAGCGCCGGGGAGCTGCCGCTGGGCGACGGGCAGACCGTAAGCCGCGGGCTGACCGGTCCGGAATTCCTGACCTTTGCCGCCGCGGGTGGCCCGCAGGACCTGATGGCCGTGATGAAGACCCTGGGCGATGCCCTGCAAGGCGGCTCTGCCGATCCGCAGGCCGCCGCGCACGATTCGCTCGACCTCCTCGATGCCGGGCTGGAGAAGATATCGACCGCGCAGTCGGTCGTCGGCTCGCGCCTGGCATGGATCGAGCTGACCAACGAGCGGCGCATCGACATGAACGAGATGCGCGCCGGCGAGGAAGCCGAGGTGGGCGGCACCGACATTGCCGCCACCGTGGCTAAATTGCAGCAGACGATGACCGTTCTGGAAGCCAGCCAGGCAAGTTTCGCCAAGCTGGCGCAGCTTTCGCTGTTCGACGTGCTGCGCTGA
- the flgK gene encoding flagellar hook-associated protein FlgK, which translates to MASDLLSIALSGTRAARTGLDVTAHNIANASTAGYVRRSISLKEVSGTGAFNRPQDFSLSGVRLDSVVRNADMFRQAEVRRTGADSARAGTEVRGLENIAAAIEQSRAFPAMVEFEGALERLAGDPTDPSLRAGVIEAARTMTGTFNIAANGLDGVSAGLQFDADAGVADVNTLANELARVNLRLARASDASSDQSTLLDQRDNLLERISTFGNIATTFAVDGQVEVRLGGSSGERIVQGGAATALTMATAADGTLSFSVGAASVALSGGSLAGQALALDKLAETRSQLDAVADSLMATVNAAQANGAALDGSAGVPLFSGSGASGMTLAFANGSLLATAPAGSTTGSRNPGNLDALRSALASADPAGGMDALIFDISSTVSSRRVTQGALDAIAGNARVALESQAGVDLDEEAVNLVRYQQAFQASGKAMQIAGTIFDTLLGLK; encoded by the coding sequence GTGGCATCCGATCTTCTCTCCATCGCGCTTTCCGGCACCCGCGCCGCACGGACCGGACTGGACGTGACAGCGCACAACATCGCCAACGCCAGCACGGCGGGCTATGTCCGCCGCTCGATCAGCCTCAAGGAAGTGTCGGGCACCGGCGCGTTCAACCGCCCGCAGGACTTTTCGCTCTCGGGCGTGCGGCTCGACAGCGTGGTCCGCAATGCCGACATGTTCCGCCAGGCCGAAGTGCGCCGCACCGGCGCCGATTCCGCCCGCGCCGGAACAGAGGTTCGCGGTCTTGAGAACATCGCCGCCGCCATCGAGCAGAGCCGCGCCTTTCCCGCCATGGTCGAGTTCGAGGGCGCGCTTGAACGGCTCGCCGGCGATCCGACCGATCCTTCGCTGCGCGCCGGCGTGATCGAGGCGGCGCGGACCATGACCGGCACCTTCAACATCGCCGCCAACGGGCTGGACGGGGTTTCCGCCGGGCTGCAGTTCGATGCCGACGCAGGGGTGGCCGATGTCAACACGCTCGCCAACGAACTGGCCCGCGTCAACCTGCGCCTTGCCCGCGCCTCCGATGCCTCGAGCGACCAGTCCACCTTGCTCGACCAGCGCGACAACCTGCTCGAACGGATCAGCACCTTCGGCAACATCGCCACCACCTTTGCCGTCGATGGCCAGGTGGAAGTGCGCCTGGGGGGCAGCAGCGGCGAGCGGATCGTCCAGGGCGGCGCGGCCACGGCGCTGACCATGGCGACAGCTGCCGACGGCACCTTGAGCTTCTCGGTGGGCGCTGCCTCCGTCGCGCTGTCCGGCGGCTCGCTGGCCGGACAGGCGCTGGCGCTCGACAAGCTGGCCGAAACGCGCAGCCAGCTCGATGCCGTGGCCGACAGCCTGATGGCGACGGTCAACGCCGCGCAGGCCAATGGCGCAGCGCTTGACGGATCGGCGGGCGTGCCGCTGTTTTCCGGATCGGGCGCATCGGGCATGACACTGGCCTTCGCCAACGGCTCGCTGCTTGCCACGGCCCCGGCCGGTTCGACCACGGGCAGCCGCAATCCCGGCAACCTCGATGCCCTGCGCTCCGCACTCGCCTCGGCCGATCCGGCGGGCGGGATGGACGCGCTGATCTTCGACATATCCTCTACCGTATCGAGCCGCCGAGTCACCCAGGGCGCGCTGGATGCCATCGCCGGCAACGCCCGCGTCGCGCTCGAATCGCAGGCCGGCGTCGATCTCGACGAGGAGGCGGTGAACCTGGTGCGCTACCAGCAGGCATTCCAGGCCTCGGGCAAGGCCATGCAGATCGCCGGAACCATCTTCGACACGCTGCTCGGCCTGAAGTGA
- a CDS encoding rod-binding protein, whose protein sequence is MQVSPIPLATQTPTERERLHKAAEAFEAIFVRQMLSSARAASFGDGLFSSQATQTFQQMQDERFAEIASQSGALGFARIIEAQLSRNLPSPPPAPGQAQAEAKG, encoded by the coding sequence ATGCAGGTCTCCCCCATCCCGCTCGCCACGCAGACCCCGACCGAGCGCGAACGCCTGCACAAGGCCGCCGAGGCCTTCGAGGCGATCTTCGTGCGCCAGATGTTGAGCTCGGCCCGAGCCGCCAGCTTTGGTGACGGCCTGTTTTCCAGCCAGGCAACGCAGACCTTCCAGCAGATGCAGGACGAACGCTTTGCCGAGATCGCCTCGCAAAGCGGCGCGCTGGGCTTTGCCCGGATCATCGAGGCGCAGCTTTCGCGCAACCTGCCCTCGCCCCCGCCCGCACCGGGGCAGGCGCAGGCGGAGGCGAAGGGCTAG
- a CDS encoding flagellar basal body P-ring protein FlgI, giving the protein MLRRLVLPLLFAVVAPAHAERVRDLGAFQGVRSNQLTGYGVVVGLDGTGDDNLEYLTQAMRGTAGRLGVQLPPGVSPGLKNAAAVMITAQLPAFAKPGQKIDVTVSAIGKAKSLRGGALVMTPLYGADGQIYAMSQGNLAVGGLGVSGRDGSKLTVNVPTVGRIPEGASVERAVATGFDRDELLRWNLYQADFLTAARVRDAVNARFGPVAEVEDGVTLAIRMPAEANARASMLAAIEMIQVQPAETPAKVIVNSRTGTVVINSAVRLSPAAISHGKLTVRIDEKPSVSQPAPLSRGETRQVESSAIEAEEKGSHLISMKGGASLSKVVDALNLLGVGPSDLVEILQALKEAGALKAEMVVL; this is encoded by the coding sequence ATGCTGCGCCGCCTTGTCCTTCCGCTGCTGTTCGCCGTCGTCGCCCCCGCCCATGCCGAGCGCGTGCGCGATCTTGGCGCGTTCCAGGGCGTGCGCTCAAACCAGCTCACCGGCTATGGCGTTGTCGTCGGGCTTGACGGCACGGGCGATGACAACCTCGAATACCTGACGCAGGCCATGCGCGGCACCGCCGGGCGGCTGGGCGTGCAATTGCCGCCGGGCGTTTCGCCGGGACTGAAGAACGCGGCGGCGGTGATGATCACCGCCCAGCTTCCCGCCTTCGCCAAGCCCGGACAGAAGATCGACGTGACCGTTTCCGCCATCGGCAAGGCCAAGTCGCTGCGCGGCGGCGCTTTGGTGATGACGCCGCTTTATGGCGCGGACGGGCAGATCTATGCCATGAGCCAGGGCAACCTTGCGGTGGGCGGGCTTGGCGTTTCCGGTCGCGACGGATCGAAGCTGACGGTCAATGTCCCCACGGTCGGCCGCATTCCGGAAGGGGCCAGCGTCGAGCGCGCGGTCGCCACCGGGTTCGACCGCGACGAGCTGCTGCGCTGGAACCTTTACCAGGCCGATTTCCTTACCGCCGCGCGGGTGCGCGATGCGGTGAACGCCCGCTTCGGCCCGGTTGCCGAGGTGGAAGACGGCGTAACGCTGGCCATCCGCATGCCGGCAGAGGCCAATGCGCGCGCCTCGATGCTCGCCGCGATCGAGATGATCCAGGTCCAGCCGGCGGAAACGCCCGCCAAGGTGATCGTCAACAGCCGCACCGGCACCGTGGTGATCAATTCCGCCGTGCGCCTTTCCCCCGCAGCGATCAGCCACGGCAAGCTGACGGTGCGGATCGATGAGAAACCCTCTGTCAGCCAGCCCGCGCCGCTCAGCCGGGGCGAGACGCGGCAGGTGGAATCGAGCGCGATCGAGGCCGAGGAAAAGGGCTCGCACCTGATCTCGATGAAAGGCGGCGCAAGCCTTTCCAAGGTGGTCGATGCGCTGAACCTGCTGGGTGTCGGCCCGTCCGACCTTGTCGAGATCCTGCAAGCACTGAAGGAAGCCGGGGCGCTCAAGGCGGAAATGGTGGTGCTGTGA
- a CDS encoding flagellar basal body L-ring protein FlgH: MPSNAALVAALLLVTSAGVANARAKAPKITGFEAALPVSPAQPRPADGAIFNAAAGYAPLVSGNRACSVGDPLTIVLVENTTTSKSAGSKTGRSGGFSITPPTAGPLSFLNPDALKASGQSSFKGDGTAAQTSSLSGTVAVTIAEVRPNGTALVKGEKRMLLSQGDEWIQFSGIVRLADIDAENTVRSPQVADARMEYSGKGSIQRASREGWLSRFFNMISPF; encoded by the coding sequence ATGCCTTCAAACGCCGCCCTGGTCGCCGCACTGCTCCTCGTCACGAGCGCCGGCGTGGCCAACGCCCGGGCCAAGGCGCCCAAGATTACCGGCTTCGAAGCCGCCCTGCCGGTATCGCCGGCCCAGCCGCGCCCCGCGGACGGGGCAATCTTCAACGCGGCGGCGGGCTATGCCCCGCTTGTCTCGGGCAACCGCGCATGTTCGGTCGGCGATCCGCTGACCATCGTGCTGGTGGAGAACACCACCACGTCCAAGAGCGCCGGATCGAAGACCGGGCGCAGCGGCGGTTTTTCGATCACCCCGCCCACCGCCGGGCCGCTGTCGTTCCTCAACCCCGATGCCCTTAAAGCCAGCGGGCAATCGTCGTTCAAGGGAGACGGCACCGCCGCACAGACCAGCAGCCTTTCGGGCACCGTGGCCGTCACCATCGCCGAAGTGCGGCCCAACGGCACCGCGCTGGTCAAAGGAGAAAAGCGCATGTTGCTGAGCCAGGGCGATGAATGGATCCAGTTTTCCGGCATCGTCCGCCTTGCCGATATCGATGCCGAAAACACCGTGCGTTCGCCGCAGGTGGCCGATGCGCGCATGGAATATTCGGGCAAGGGTTCGATCCAGCGCGCCAGCCGCGAAGGCTGGCTCAGCCGCTTCTTCAACATGATTTCGCCGTTCTGA
- the flgG gene encoding flagellar basal-body rod protein FlgG translates to MPSSALHVARTGLEAQDQRMRVIANNLANVGTTGYKRDRANFATLAYQDARVAGQQSSNETTYAIGLNLGTGVGVQSTSRIETQGELATTGNALDLALDGNGFFQVALPGGQLGYTRAGNFTRSAEGQLVTSQGYALQPAITIPENATSISIAADGTVSAAVAGQAEATTLGQITVASFANPAGLKAIGDNFLVETGASGAAQIGAAGDGGRGNIRQGMLESSNVNVVEELVDMIECQRAYEINSKMIAAVDEMLRNANQTL, encoded by the coding sequence ATGCCCTCATCCGCCCTCCACGTCGCCCGCACCGGTCTTGAAGCCCAGGACCAGCGCATGCGGGTGATCGCCAACAACCTCGCGAATGTCGGCACCACCGGCTACAAGCGCGACCGCGCCAATTTCGCCACCCTGGCCTATCAGGATGCGCGCGTTGCCGGGCAGCAAAGCTCGAACGAAACGACCTACGCCATCGGCCTGAACCTGGGCACCGGGGTGGGCGTGCAATCCACCTCGCGCATCGAGACGCAGGGGGAACTGGCCACCACCGGCAATGCGCTGGACCTGGCCCTGGACGGCAACGGCTTTTTCCAGGTGGCGCTGCCGGGCGGGCAGCTGGGCTATACCCGCGCGGGCAATTTCACCCGCTCGGCCGAGGGCCAGCTCGTCACCTCGCAGGGCTATGCCCTGCAACCGGCGATCACCATCCCCGAGAACGCCACCTCGATCTCCATCGCCGCAGACGGCACCGTATCCGCCGCCGTTGCCGGACAGGCAGAGGCAACGACGCTGGGCCAGATCACGGTTGCAAGCTTTGCCAATCCCGCCGGCCTCAAGGCCATCGGCGACAACTTCCTGGTCGAAACCGGAGCCAGCGGCGCGGCGCAGATCGGCGCGGCGGGCGATGGCGGGCGCGGCAACATCCGGCAGGGAATGCTGGAAAGCTCCAACGTCAACGTGGTCGAGGAACTGGTCGACATGATCGAATGCCAGCGCGCCTACGAGATCAATTCCAAGATGATCGCCGCCGTGGACGAGATGCTGCGCAACGCGAACCAGACGCTGTGA
- a CDS encoding flagellar basal body rod protein FlgF, producing the protein MDRLIHTAFSGLSSSMQRQRVIASNMANAQTIGFRADLLAMTPMTLEGPGLEVRAANSTEVRGANMKAGSVNRTGRGLDIAMEGNVMLAVQASDGTEAYTRRGDLNIAASGLLVNGEGAPVVGEGGPITIPPGREAIIAPDGQILLRDPATPDVPPVRLDRIKLASPAGTRIEKGLDGLFRVFGGGVLPGDEEGRVMVGALEQSNVSATEVLTEMIEAQRLFDIRTKLVATARDIDEGGAALMRIT; encoded by the coding sequence ATGGACCGCCTGATCCACACCGCCTTCTCCGGCCTTTCCAGCTCGATGCAGCGCCAGCGGGTGATCGCCAGCAACATGGCGAACGCCCAGACCATCGGCTTTCGCGCCGACCTGCTGGCCATGACGCCGATGACGCTGGAAGGCCCGGGGCTGGAGGTGCGCGCCGCCAATTCCACCGAAGTGCGCGGGGCAAACATGAAGGCGGGATCGGTCAACCGCACGGGGCGCGGGCTCGACATCGCCATGGAAGGCAATGTCATGCTGGCCGTCCAGGCCAGCGACGGCACCGAGGCCTATACCCGGCGCGGCGATCTCAACATCGCGGCATCGGGCCTGCTGGTGAACGGCGAAGGCGCGCCCGTGGTGGGCGAAGGCGGGCCGATCACCATTCCGCCCGGGCGCGAGGCGATCATTGCCCCCGACGGGCAGATCCTGCTGCGCGATCCGGCCACGCCCGACGTGCCGCCTGTCCGGCTGGACCGCATCAAGCTGGCCAGTCCGGCCGGCACGCGGATCGAGAAGGGTCTCGACGGCCTGTTCCGCGTGTTCGGCGGCGGCGTTCTGCCGGGGGACGAGGAAGGCCGCGTCATGGTTGGTGCGCTGGAGCAGTCCAATGTCAGCGCCACCGAAGTCCTGACCGAAATGATCGAGGCCCAGCGCCTGTTCGACATCCGCACCAAGCTGGTCGCCACCGCCCGCGACATCGACGAGGGCGGCGCGGCCCTGATGCGCATCACCTGA
- a CDS encoding flagellar hook-basal body protein yields MSFYTSLTGLKNAQTDLGVISHNLANAETAGFKKSRTNFADIVAVSVLTDPSMTQGIGSRVASITQEFSLGPIEQTGNALDLAVNGDGLFTTKAPLSGRTQFTRAGSFGVDGAGYITNASGNRLQLFPVDTAGNITSTASTVDALIPATNGAGSDFAGVTVSDEGKVIASYADGSNTTIGVIALADFIAPNGLQQLGNSNWEATGISGAPIYGQPSTSQFGTLLSGAVERSNVDIAEELVGLITAQRYFQANAKAIDTATQVSQTIINLRT; encoded by the coding sequence ATGTCCTTCTACACCTCGCTCACCGGCCTCAAGAACGCCCAGACCGATCTTGGCGTGATCAGCCACAACCTGGCCAATGCCGAAACCGCCGGCTTCAAGAAGAGCCGCACCAACTTTGCCGATATCGTTGCCGTATCGGTGCTGACCGATCCCTCGATGACGCAGGGCATCGGCAGTCGCGTCGCCTCGATCACGCAGGAATTCTCGCTCGGCCCGATCGAGCAGACGGGCAACGCGTTGGACCTTGCGGTCAACGGCGATGGCCTGTTCACCACCAAGGCCCCGCTTTCAGGCCGCACCCAGTTCACCCGCGCCGGATCCTTCGGCGTCGATGGCGCCGGCTACATCACCAATGCCAGCGGCAACCGGCTGCAGCTGTTCCCGGTCGACACGGCGGGCAACATCACTTCCACCGCCAGCACGGTCGATGCGCTGATCCCGGCCACCAATGGCGCCGGATCGGACTTTGCCGGCGTGACGGTAAGCGACGAGGGCAAGGTCATCGCCTCCTACGCCGATGGCAGCAACACCACGATCGGCGTGATCGCGCTGGCCGATTTCATCGCGCCCAACGGGCTGCAGCAGCTGGGCAATTCGAACTGGGAGGCCACCGGCATTTCCGGCGCGCCGATCTATGGCCAGCCCAGCACCAGCCAGTTCGGCACATTGCTTTCGGGCGCGGTCGAGCGGTCCAACGTCGATATTGCCGAAGAGCTGGTCGGCCTGATCACGGCGCAGCGCTATTTCCAGGCCAATGCCAAGGCGATCGATACGGCAACGCAGGTGTCGCAAACGATCATCAACCTGCGGACCTGA
- a CDS encoding flagellar hook capping FlgD N-terminal domain-containing protein, giving the protein MTTITGTNGAAAAATGEKKYGFAALGAGDFIKLMTAQLSQQDPTDPVDNKDMLAQLAQFSSLSATSESGTTLKAIAEKLDAVIAAQQAAAASLASLVNAPAAPSAAATPSTPA; this is encoded by the coding sequence ATGACCACGATCACCGGAACCAACGGCGCTGCCGCAGCCGCGACAGGCGAGAAGAAATACGGCTTCGCCGCGCTGGGCGCGGGCGACTTCATCAAGCTGATGACCGCGCAGCTTTCGCAGCAGGACCCGACCGACCCGGTCGACAACAAGGACATGCTGGCGCAGCTCGCCCAGTTTTCCTCGCTTTCGGCGACCAGCGAAAGCGGCACGACGCTCAAGGCCATCGCCGAAAAGCTCGATGCCGTGATCGCCGCCCAGCAGGCCGCCGCCGCCAGCCTGGCATCGCTGGTCAACGCCCCCGCCGCACCGTCCGCCGCCGCCACGCCCTCCACCCCCGCCTAA
- the flgC gene encoding flagellar basal body rod protein FlgC, which produces MAGTPPTSLFNLAQRGMSAQLVRMNAAASNLANAGSVAGSAEGTYRPLRPVFAASLDQASGLAAVDVTAVVRSQAAPVKQYNPDHPLADAEGNVWTAPVDENAEMVEMLEASRQYQNLVEAMSTAKQLMLETMRMK; this is translated from the coding sequence ATGGCCGGGACCCCGCCCACCAGCCTGTTCAACCTCGCCCAGCGGGGCATGTCCGCCCAGCTGGTGCGGATGAACGCCGCCGCCTCCAACCTGGCCAATGCCGGATCGGTCGCGGGCAGCGCAGAGGGCACCTACCGCCCGCTGCGCCCCGTGTTTGCCGCCAGCCTCGACCAGGCGAGCGGCCTTGCTGCCGTGGACGTTACCGCCGTGGTCCGCAGCCAGGCCGCGCCGGTCAAGCAGTACAACCCCGACCACCCCCTCGCCGATGCCGAGGGCAATGTCTGGACCGCCCCGGTCGATGAGAACGCCGAGATGGTCGAGATGCTCGAAGCTTCGCGCCAGTACCAGAACCTGGTCGAGGCCATGTCCACCGCCAAGCAGCTGATGCTCGAAACGATGAGGATGAAATGA
- the flgB gene encoding flagellar basal body rod protein FlgB, whose translation MSKGLFGIHGVALQLRSQRMGLLTSNIANAATPGYKARDIDFAAALNARTRGMSDEQAVASATRFRVPTMPSLDGNTVEMATEQLAFSENAVGYSATLQFINGRVSTITRALKGE comes from the coding sequence ATGAGCAAAGGACTTTTCGGCATACACGGGGTGGCGCTGCAACTGCGTTCGCAACGCATGGGCCTGCTCACCTCGAACATCGCCAATGCCGCCACTCCCGGCTACAAGGCGCGCGACATCGATTTCGCCGCCGCGCTCAATGCCCGCACGCGCGGCATGAGCGATGAGCAGGCGGTGGCCAGCGCCACGCGCTTTCGCGTGCCGACGATGCCCAGCCTTGACGGCAACACCGTGGAAATGGCGACCGAGCAGCTCGCCTTCTCGGAGAATGCGGTCGGCTATTCGGCAACGCTCCAGTTCATCAACGGCCGGGTCAGCACGATCACCCGCGCGCTGAAGGGCGAGTGA
- a CDS encoding MotA/TolQ/ExbB proton channel family protein, producing the protein MTFESLIDGPSALIVIGGTVLATVLRSGWRECAVAAREIAHLWGTPFVPGEARAELARQVQDIRQDGLLRATHHHTGDPELDDATDALFHKRSIAALVAAHEKHKARRLAMSNTAVRLFAQAAELAPVFGMVGTLVSLNHLPQELANGDYSGAIGMAVLTTLYGLLAANLIFAPIARLIERAANKEEAQRQEVVEWLTAQLADAGTPIGPFERRRAQQEAA; encoded by the coding sequence ATGACTTTCGAAAGCCTTATCGACGGGCCCAGCGCCCTGATCGTCATCGGCGGCACCGTGCTGGCCACGGTCCTGCGCAGCGGCTGGCGCGAATGCGCGGTTGCGGCCAGGGAGATCGCCCACCTGTGGGGCACGCCTTTCGTCCCGGGAGAGGCGCGGGCGGAACTGGCGCGACAGGTGCAGGATATCCGCCAGGACGGCCTGCTGCGCGCCACCCACCACCACACCGGCGACCCCGAGCTGGATGATGCGACCGACGCGCTGTTCCACAAGCGCTCCATCGCCGCGCTTGTCGCCGCGCATGAAAAGCACAAGGCGCGGCGGCTGGCGATGAGCAACACCGCCGTGCGCCTGTTTGCCCAGGCGGCGGAACTGGCGCCCGTGTTCGGCATGGTCGGCACGCTGGTTTCGCTCAACCACCTGCCGCAGGAGCTGGCCAATGGCGACTATTCGGGCGCCATCGGCATGGCCGTGCTGACCACGCTTTACGGCCTGCTCGCCGCCAACCTGATCTTCGCCCCCATCGCCCGCCTGATCGAGCGCGCCGCCAACAAGGAAGAGGCGCAGCGGCAGGAAGTGGTCGAATGGCTGACCGCCCAGCTTGCCGATGCGGGCACGCCGATCGGCCCGTTCGAACGCCGCCGCGCGCAGCAGGAGGCGGCGTGA
- a CDS encoding flagella basal body P-ring formation protein FlgA: MKRLALSPAVLPVVILASAALLAAPLQAQATADLAAIDRAVEAFTGAPIGAPGGAAQPVDRRLHLGRCAAPPALSWYGSRRDTVLVRCPDPGSWRVFVPLSVGSAPERSTPAVLRGEGVTIAVAGEGFTVAQAGEALEPGPIGAWIRVRSAQAGAQPIRARVVRPGLVTVDLGNGLP, translated from the coding sequence ATGAAACGCCTTGCCCTGTCACCCGCCGTTCTCCCCGTCGTTATCCTTGCGTCTGCCGCGCTGCTTGCTGCCCCCTTGCAGGCGCAGGCCACGGCAGACCTTGCCGCCATCGACCGCGCGGTTGAGGCCTTTACCGGTGCCCCAATCGGCGCGCCCGGCGGGGCGGCCCAGCCGGTTGACCGGCGGCTGCACCTTGGCCGATGCGCCGCGCCGCCCGCGCTTTCGTGGTACGGATCGCGCCGCGATACCGTGCTGGTGCGTTGCCCCGATCCCGGATCGTGGCGGGTGTTCGTGCCGCTTTCGGTCGGTTCCGCGCCCGAGCGTTCCACCCCCGCCGTCCTGCGCGGAGAGGGCGTGACGATTGCCGTTGCCGGTGAAGGCTTCACCGTCGCACAGGCCGGCGAGGCGCTGGAGCCGGGGCCGATAGGTGCCTGGATTCGCGTGCGTTCCGCCCAGGCCGGCGCCCAGCCGATCCGCGCCCGCGTGGTCCGCCCCGGGCTTGTCACGGTCGATCTCGGCAATGGCTTGCCGTGA
- a CDS encoding flagellar biosynthesis anti-sigma factor FlgM has product MPIEPSQSVGPLRTVSALDARTVRTGAGERPADTGRAAPQTMVATSEALDPGPVPVDTERVSQVRKAIESGSYPLVPAKIADAIIAAGLLLRSPK; this is encoded by the coding sequence ATGCCAATCGAACCAAGCCAGTCAGTCGGGCCCCTGCGCACTGTCAGCGCACTCGATGCCCGGACCGTCCGTACGGGTGCCGGAGAGCGCCCTGCCGACACCGGCCGGGCAGCCCCGCAAACGATGGTCGCCACCAGCGAGGCGCTCGATCCCGGGCCGGTCCCGGTCGATACCGAACGTGTCAGCCAGGTGCGCAAGGCGATCGAAAGCGGCAGCTATCCGCTGGTCCCGGCCAAGATCGCCGATGCCATCATCGCTGCCGGCCTGCTGCTGAGGAGCCCCAAATGA
- a CDS encoding flagellar protein FlgN: MSQLRDQLRQMVAVLEDERQALAGLDLDGIVGASQGKTTLCDVLAEADAAQVDEECRGLLEAARRLNEVNRQVRNLIAANVSARLDALTGSASLYRASPAYAYAGAR, encoded by the coding sequence ATGAGCCAATTGCGCGACCAGTTGCGGCAGATGGTTGCCGTTCTTGAAGACGAACGGCAGGCGCTTGCCGGGCTGGACCTCGATGGCATCGTCGGTGCCAGCCAGGGCAAGACCACGCTGTGCGACGTTCTGGCCGAAGCCGACGCCGCGCAGGTGGACGAGGAATGCCGCGGCCTGCTGGAAGCGGCGCGGCGGCTGAACGAGGTAAACCGCCAGGTTCGCAACCTGATTGCGGCCAATGTCTCGGCCCGCCTCGATGCCCTCACCGGCTCGGCCTCGCTTTACCGCGCCAGCCCGGCCTATGCCTATGCAGGTGCCCGATAG